The region AAAACTAGCCTTAGAGTTACGGCTGAGAGGGCATTTAGAGCTCTAGATTTAAGATCCGGGATCAAAAGCCATTCCACTCTTTTCCCATCCAAGTTAGGCTTGCTCTTGCATGTTGCAATCTCTTTAACTTGATCCTAGAATGAGGTTGTGATGAGCTTGTGCCGGATGAGGAAGATGTGACGATTGATGATGTTGATGACTCCAGACATGGTGTGGGTACACATGACAATAACGCTTGAAAGAGTAAAAGGTTGAAGTGGGTTGGGACAATGtgggcaaacagaggtaacacaagGATCTGAAGTTGTAGCAGCTGCAACATCGCTGGACTTTCCCCTATTGAGCCATATGACTATTAATTTGTATTGCAATTTGTTAGTAGTTAGGATGATCTGCTATTTCTTTACTAGTTATGACTAAAATgatgtttatttcatattgcatatgTAGTGTAATGTATAGTAATGTCACCACTAGTGAGAAGGGTGACCACAACATAGATCATGCAGAACCAAACATCATATTTTGCACATTGACAACCATAATCTAGAACTCCTGCCAACCAAACACTTGTCATAAAACTGATCAGTGCATACAGATAGCCAAAGTATGTGTGAAACATGAACTTTCTTTTTGTCTGTATTCACTCAACCCACAGATGCAAATAGCCCAAAAAGGACGCAACCTACCAAACGCATCTGAAATGGACATAAGAGTGGCTGGATATGATTTGAAGCCTCAAGTGGTTGAGGATTTGAAACAATTCTTGGACGACTTACAAATAGGTTTAAACTTTATTTGCATGTAATAAAATATTTTCTAGTTTGCACATTACCAAGATGCTTAGGTTGAGAATGCAAATATTTAGTAAAGTGAGGTTATGTGCCTAGTCATGCTCTGTGATTTGCAAATGCGTTAATATTACTTCTGCACTAGTGCAATTTTTTTGTCATTATTTGTATTATCTTTCCTCCTTTTGTCTATTTACTTTCCTCTAGTTCAGAATCCAAGTAAAATCTACGAAAATGTCTATTTTGATGTATTTGGCATTACGGCGAACGTTCATGATCCCGTTTGTCCAACCAGCTTTTGCATATTTTCCGCTTTTAGTTAACAAGATCTTATTTTTCTGATATCGTGGCCATTTTCGTATACCAAGTTTCGGCACCCCCAAACCAAAGCCTGAGCGATAAATGGACCCAAGAAACATCGCATCTATTGCTTCATCACTACAACTCAAGAAGAAGACATCACTAGGGAAACAACTGCAAGGCAGTGGCCTCGGAGAGGGAAGAGCAAAGAACACAACACAAAAACACTTGACTTTCTTCCTCTTCTGACGCGGCCGCTCACAATTCCCGGACGCGCATGCATGCCGATTACCGGATACCGGCCTTTGACAAGGTAAAAGCTCACAAATTGCAGAACCAGATCTAAAGCATACAGCCCGCGCCAGCCGCCCTAGCTGGCGTAGTTCACCGAGGAGCTGTAGGACGTGCCGGCCGTCCAGCCGGAAGGGATGGCGTTGGTGACCTCGAGCACCTTGCCGGAACCCGAGGTGAGCCGGAACGAGAACGGGGCTTGGAGAGGCTTCCCGTTGTTCGACTGGAGGAGCCACAGTGCGCCCCAGGACTGCTTCATCGCCATCCACGGCGCGCCGTGATCGTTGTGGTGGCCGGGCGCGCAGCCGCCCTGCATGATGTCGACGGCAGAGAGGTCTCCGTCGCCGGCCTGGTAGATGATCAGCACGGAGAGGTAGAACGGGTTGGAGCCCGCGTCCACCTTGAAGACAATGTTCATGCCGTTGTAGTTGCAGGGCACCCTGAGGAAATTAACTGACCAGTGTCACGCACGCACGCCTTCAGTAAACACACTCTAGGATTATCAGATCAAAATGCATTTTCACCTCGCGTAGTGGATCTTGAGCTGTCCGGCGGAGCGGAGGCGGTCAGCCATCCCTCGGTTGGCCATGGCGCCGAAGGCGGTGCCGCTCATGTCGAAATGATCCTCCGAGGCGCATATACCGTCGGGGCAGTTGTCAGTGATGACGACAGTCACCGGGCGGCCGGAGCAGGCCTTGTTACCGGTGCACTTGACCTGTAACGTACATCCACTTTGCACGCTGACTCACATGAAAGTGCTAAATCTAAATGTCATCGTATATACCGACCAATCTACGTACCTGATAACATGCACCGCAGCCTTTGCCGCTCTTGAAGAAGGAAGGTCCGCCGGCGGCGATCATCGACGAGAATGGGTGCTGGCCGACGGCGCTTTGGTAACCGCACGCGCCACCTGCATTTCGTCCACGGAAAAAGAGCAAGTCTCAGTCTGACAAGTGTTTATACTCTGTACATGTACGAGACGAGAGACTTACCGTCGCTGCCAGCGCCGTAGGGGCTGCCGTACCACGTCGCGCCGCCAGAGGACCAGGACCGGCGGCTGCTAGGGCGCCTGGTGCGGGTGCGGCTCGGCTTCCAGTAGCCGGAGATGGGGCTTACGAAAATTGATAGGATGACGAGCACCGTCGCCAACAGCAATGTGCCTGGACTAGCCATTGATAATCTAGCTATCAGTCAGGAGACAGAAAGCCAATGGGCTAGCTAGGTTTGTTGGGTAGTACCAAGAACTCGGTGTTGCTTGCAGGACTAGTGCGATTCGGGGTGGTATATATAGGATGGTTTACGTGTTATAAACGTGGGAGCGAATACGTTTAGTCGTGCACACACGAATTATGGAGGCGAACGTGCTGGCGACTACTGAGGTTTAGGGAGAGGGCGCGCATACATGCTTGCACTGTGGTCAACTCAGACGGAGCGGGCGATCCTTTGATGACGGGGCCATGGCGCTGAAGGCTCTGTCAACTCCGGAGATTTTGGGTAAAGATGACTCATCCGGCCGGGTTAGTTGCGTGATTGCGTCCATATGTGCACGTGGGGTCAAATACTCAAACGGCCCATCTTGAGCAAATTGGTCATACAAActgttttttttttagaaaagcttGCTAGGCTTTATTGATCAGCTGAAATGTTTTCAGGAATTACAATTGGGTCATGTGGAGTACCCAACCATATGGTGTCTTCCAACAGGAAGAGAAACACCAAACCTAGCTAGCTTATGAGGTTCAAAATTTGATTCTCGAAATTCAAAGCAAAAATTACAAGAATTAAAAGTGGTAGAAGTTTCCAAAATTTCCTTAATGATAGCGCCATAATCTCCTCTTGCTCCCTGGTGAATGTGTTGTATCACTTGCTTGCAGTCCGAAGCGGCTTGAATATATTCCATGCCAAGATCTTGCGCCAGAGCCAACCCCTCCCTACATGCAATCGCCTCGAGCAAGAGAGGATCAACTAACCCATGGATCACAATCATGGACGAGCCAAGAAAAGCTCCATCCCGATCCCTGCATACTGCGGCTGCTGTGCCCACAGTCTGGTCTGTTGAGACACATGCGTCAACATTGATTTTAATAAAGCCTTCTAAAGGAGGAATCCATCTGCTAGTAACTCCAGGTTGTGCCCTTTGCTGCTATATGTGCTTCTGGACGAGGTGCAAGCTGTTCTAACTCAGCAATAAAATTAACAACAAAGTTGTAAGTCACATATGGACTCTGGTTTATCCCCTCGTGGATCAATTTCCTCCTACCATACCAGATTGCCCACAATGTAACAGTCATCTTTGTCATCTCATCGTGACTAAGTACATCCATCATAGAAAACAGTCAAGCTCGCGCCGAAGGTTCCGATGTTacaatcacatgttccaaagttcatGGTCCACCAAAGCCCATATGCATCTTGCCATGTTGCATTCTAATAGGATGTGCCTCCATGAATCTTGTGCACCACACACATAACATTCCTCATGGTGGGACAT is a window of Triticum dicoccoides isolate Atlit2015 ecotype Zavitan chromosome 2B, WEW_v2.0, whole genome shotgun sequence DNA encoding:
- the LOC119368162 gene encoding expansin-B5-like, encoding MASPGTLLLATVLVILSIFVSPISGYWKPSRTRTRRPSSRRSWSSGGATWYGSPYGAGSDGGACGYQSAVGQHPFSSMIAAGGPSFFKSGKGCGACYQVKCTGNKACSGRPVTVVITDNCPDGICASEDHFDMSGTAFGAMANRGMADRLRSAGQLKIHYARVPCNYNGMNIVFKVDAGSNPFYLSVLIIYQAGDGDLSAVDIMQGGCAPGHHNDHGAPWMAMKQSWGALWLLQSNNGKPLQAPFSFRLTSGSGKVLEVTNAIPSGWTAGTSYSSSVNYAS